In Zingiber officinale cultivar Zhangliang chromosome 1A, Zo_v1.1, whole genome shotgun sequence, the DNA window GAAATAGTAGAGCTTAAAATTAAACCTTCTTTTGAAGTAATGTGGACCAAGAAAAGCTGTGAAATGAGTTCCTGTTGTGCAGTAAACGGTTGAACAACATCCGGTAGttttaaaacaaagttaacaACTTAAATTTGTTATTCATAGGGGATAAAAATATGTTTCTATCCATCTTAAATCACATGAATGTAGATTAATGAAAATGGTGAAGAAATTTCCAGAGTCTAATTgagactgaaaaaaaaaattttaaagaatagtTAGAGAAAAAGGAGAACCTTTTATTCATGCTAATTGTGTAATAAAAGATAAGAACATCTAAAATCCTTAATGAAGGTATAATCCAAATATGCTTTGAGCAGAATGTACCTCAGGGCGTTTTCCTGTCAATTCATCAGCCAATTTGATACATTGGTTAACATCTAGAGTTGCCACAACTAttctttcttctccattttgAGAAAACTgcaaatttatattaaaaaaaaggcCTGTGaccttataaatttaaataaaaattataatcttgtgtttttatacattacaaagaaagaagaaataacAAAAACTTTTCGGTTTATAGGAAAAACATACATCAATATTTCAGGAGAATAACTGACACGAGACCAAGTAATGAAATCAATAGAACAGAAACCTTAAAAGCCAAAATATCAACACCTTTAATGTCTTCAGAAACTAGTATGATCCTTGAAGAAGGAATTTAATCTATCTATTCAAGAAGAGAAATCTTGAGTATAACCAAATAAATAATCACCTTCTCATTAGAGATTTTGGGTTATGcaagaattaaatatttaaaatgtaTAAAAGGTAAAACCATTTTAGATTGCAGCTTAGTTATCCCTAGCAATTTCATCAATTGGCCGTGCAATTGCAAGTATTCTCATTTTGCATAAGTGTGAACGATGAACTTCAAAAGAGGTAAATCAGCTAATATAATAAGACACATCAAAGCATTGTTTTTTGTGAACATCAGGTTTAACTGAGTTAGGAAATTCCATATAAGATATATCTAATTGAAGTGGCATGTAAGTCATCCTGAAACGTAGGTTGTCGGGAAGTTGAGGTTCTTACTCATAGTCATTACGATGTTTCATACATATAATTCCATCAAGCAACAGTCCTCGACATTTCAAGAAAAACAGtctcaatcatgaagggatttcaTATGAGCAAAGTTGAGGCATGATTAGCACATAAAAGATTCATCTTCTATGAAAACATTAAAATTTACTAATCAAGCTAGTTCCATAATTAAGCATCTCACAATTATGCAGTACTTCCATATGAGATGCTACATGACTATCTATCTATGCAGTACTTCCATTGATTTATAGCCATCAGTGTAACATTAGAGATATTGAAGTTGATTCTATAGAACATATATGAGAAATAGCTTACTACACTAATAGCAATTCAATTTCACCGAATGATCTCCATACCTTACAAGCAGAACAAAGTTCATCAGCATGTCTTAAGGACGGCGATAATGGGAGAGTGGCATTCATGCAAGCAGCTCTTTTGAACCCTATTCTTTTACCATCAATGCGGTCTTTCAATGCTTGGAGCTCCCTTTCTTCCAGATGTCTACCCTGATCCTAATAGAACTTGAAAACCAATAGATAGCATCAGCACTATAGGGACCTCATTGCCCAATCAAACCTTTTTCTTAGTAAATAAAAAACGAATAGGGAACGACCACTAGGAAATAGATCGAAGGAAAGAACGCATTGCTCACCTCGCCGCCGGATGACTTGTAAAACTCATCGTAGAAGGTGCGGATCCTCAGGCGAACAGCGGCCAGGAGCTCTTCATCCGACTCGCACTCCTTCACGGAAAGAGAATCCACATCGAGGACTAGGGGTTCTTTCTCGCAGAGGCGGGAGGCCGCAGGCGTGGCGGCGCCTCCGCCAGGGACACGGGTGGCTCTGCACTGCCGAATCTGCGGGACAGAGACGAAGATGAGGGGCCGCAGGTGTTCCAGCTTAGCCGAAATGGTAGCTCTAGGTATAGAGTATGGACAGATGAAGCGGTGGCGGAGACGGATCGGAGATGAGCAGAAGGGGACGGAGAGGAGCAGGGGCGACGAGACGTCGGTGCAGGAGACCAGCGGCATCATCGCTAggctccttctcccttctcccttctcccttctcccttcgTTAATGCGTATGAACCACAAAAAGCGTGGTTGAGAGGTGAAAGGCATCAAGAGAGAGATAAAAAACGATGCGTTGAGTGAACTCCAGCGCCATCGATTTTTTCTATTCCCATCCTGAACTGCTCGcggcaaaaaattaaaaaatatccttaattatcaaaatggtaaaaagtaaaaaagaaacatctcttaattttaaaaagttaaaaaagACACCTACCttatttttcatattaaaaatgaTCTTGGACCAACTACAAAATAATTACTAtaacatattaaaaaataatttaatttaatttgaaatattataaaaaaattatttatcaatttaatcaatataaattaaatctaattaatattattttttaaaattaaaattattatataattatataattttaaaataattttaaacatatctgagtttaattaagttttaaaaattttagtcagttaataaaaaatcatataaaagttatgatattttttaatcaaactgaatctatttatttaatatattatagTAGGTACAGTCTATCTTTTATGTTGAAATAAGAATATTTTCATGATGAAAAATATGCTAGTgttgttttatatttttaaaaacaagggataattatttattttaacgatTCTCATGATTAAAGGAACTATTTTAAGTTTTTCCATAAATAACTGctaatttataattttacagtGGTATTTactagaaatttaaaaaattaagaaaacaaAATGATAATGTCCTTTAGTTTCATTGATTATTCCTAAAGTGATCGATCCGATCCCATAAAATTTTTCTATCGATCAGTCCAGAAGTTCAGCATCTTTTAATTGTAACCCTCCATTTGGAATTCTATAAATATGTCATATCTAGAAATTAAATCACGGATATCTGGATGATAATTTGTAAGGATGTCAATTCGGGTGGGGTCGGGGTTGGGTTAGGTcgggttgatttttttttaacccaatctGAATACGATCCGAACTCGAGTTCAACCTAAAACTCCTAAACCCGAACGCGAACCTGACCAACCCAATCGACCCGAACACTACCCGGATAATTCAAAAAttcgattcaaaatgactttttttttactattttccctataattcttcacttttatgtcaatactccatcattatcatagaaacatgatattaatatacataaaaatatcttaattttcaaaaaaaattcgatttaacctaaaaaaaaaaaatttactaaacCCTATATTTAGGTCAATCTAAATTCGACCCGACTCAATTCGAAAATTTTTAACCCTCTaatctaaatttgaaaatacttaatccgaacttaattttttttttgatcgacacagattggatttttttttttttttttgataacttTAATAATTTAAATGTACCATAAATAGCCCCAGGATGAGAAGGAGCGGGAGAATAAAACAAGTTTGCTAAATATTTaagaaattaagaaaagaaagataaaaaaatggGAGCTTAAAATAAATTCATTGTGTGCCaataatttaagaaaataaaccACATTccatttctttttactttttctttaccAAATCCAATTGGGGAGAATAAAATAGAATGCAACTTCTGAGAAATATGCTCTTGGTTAGTTCAACTATCGAACTCATTGCCCCGGGTGACAATGCGAGCATcttcttaatttatttatttattttttatatatatttaagggTTGAGTTTGAACACTGAGCTAACGGTGCGGTAGAGCATCCTCCTTCTAAATTGaggaaaataaaatagaatacaacTTCTGAGAAATGTGCACTAAGTTAGTTCTACTATTGAACTTATTGTCCCGAGTCTTAGCTTTGTAAATTAATGAATACATTTTTTCAATAagcagttgattttttttttcaataagcagtaatttaaaaatattggaTTGATAgatatcaataattttttttaataaatagttgatttaaaaatattagaCTGGTAGATTATTCGTTACAAATACTTATTAGTTGATTTATAAATATTGGATTGATAGATCATCCGTTGTAAGTACTTATTAGATGGCTTTGTAGCCCCCGGGGTTATGATGCAGTGATACGGTATGTAAGTTGTTAGCCAGGTACCCGCGGTTTGAGTCCCGGCTATAGTCAATTTGCAAGAATCTTTCCTCCAAATGAGACACgtaactaaaggatgttgggctcctgGGCTGTCTGCTGCGAGCGTTTcttgatttatcctgatgatcggTAGGAAATTTTTATAGGACCGGGCCGGTCATCTCAGATTCGACGTTACTTAATCGGTTCGACGTTACCTAATCTGACCctgtagaaaatttttataagattCAAATTAGTAAGCAGAATAGCCGGtgcaaactattttttttttttaaacaaatttaaaaactatcacctcgtaaaaaaaaactttaattctgtcatatatatatatatatatatatatatatataaaagaggtCCAAGAGATCTTACCAATAATTTATCTCGGTGTTAGAGCATACGAACACCAAAAGCATGGATTTTTTGAACAATAATTGTGAAGAAAATCCAAAGGAAAATAAGAATGAGAGAAGAGAATATATAGATTCAATGTAATTCGGCAACGTGTCTACTCCACAATAGCAATACAAAGAATTCTTTAATAGAATAGTGAATTAGGGGTACACATGTTCTATTTATACAACTTTGGCTATATAAAGGTGTTTAGATGAAAATATCCTATATTATTCGCATCCTAAATCACTCAGAAATAAAACATGACCTGGTTGTATCTCGTCATTTGTTCACCCTGGAATTCCAACACGAAGCTTCCTCCCACGATCGTATCCCGATGCTCATTGTGCATTCCCTGCTCTCTCCAGAATGGACCATGATCATGTTCGATATGAGCCACATGTACTTCAACAATCTTCATTTTGACGAGTATCCACCTCTTAGGAGAACAATGCACATCCGAGAACTCCACATGAAACAATGAGTTGAGATGCATCCCCTCTAGCAACTCGAGAaattgattaatttcaagtaaTGTTTGAACTTCTATGTAGCAACTGTAGAATTGATGTACGTGAGAGGggagtgaatcacgtgattttaaaagtatttcttttcaattttaaaattgagCACGTAGTGGAAAGAAAATAcgaacaaattaaataaaaaacacaacacaagtggttttacttggttcggagctttcaaCGACTCATATTCCAAGACACAGGTCATTTGGATCTTTCCGATAGATAATCCACTAAATTCGAATCGAATACAGAGTATGAGGAACGTGTAACACCCTACACTTCCTTTAAGCAATAATGTAAATGACTTGAAATAAACGTTACCAACACAAGGATGAAGAAGTCATGAGCTCAGGTGTTGGAGTTGATCTGTTTGCAGTGGGGTGAAGCAACATTGTAGGGCAGTGATAACAAGTTTGTCACACTCGTaaaacaaattaacaatgtatattccactgaaccccttaactataCAATTATGTTGTAATAATGaacccaggatcgatctctcgaggaactaacggtaggatgtaatctaggattgtattctatttctatttttggggattttaatataaatagggggtTTAAACTCTGAATCTAAATCTAAACGAAAAGCACAACaattaagaaactaatttagtgtataaatgaaacctaactaggTGTCACCGATTAGTCCAATACGtattgtcacactacgtaatgaatttcatcttcaacacacttaaactaaggtATAAAACAGCAGGACAATAAGGAAACCTGATCTAAGCAACCATGTGTTAAGCTAAAGCAAGATGAACAACTACTTCAAAagcaattgaaactaaattacccaATGCACTTGAATTCCAACAATTATAATCTAAAAAGAACTATGGTTACTGAACCCAATCTAACCTACAAACAAGCAGTAAACAGAATTGTAGATACAAAATGAACAAGAATTGCAAACAATCAAGTAGCTGCACAAAACTCTGATTGTAAAActcaaataaaattgaaattgcaaAAGAGAAAATCAtatctgaagatctgagcaaattcaaaaacaaatcaaaagaaaacaaaacaaaacaaaagcatTCCACAATCCAAACCCGTATCCTCAATCCTTCCTCTCTACCGTGAAGCAGATCTATCTCTGGGAACACCCTTCGGGTCATCACTGACAAAGAATCAAACTCTAGCTCAGCTTCATTCAGGAGGAATCCAAGTTACTAGGAACACCCTAACTAGCTCAGATTCATCCGAATGCTCTAGCCAACGAAGAAACAGAGCACTCTCGCCAATCCGCAAACGCGAGGtgaagatgaagatggattgtACTCTGGAGAACCGGGGAACACCCTCAACAACTCCAGAGTGAATGGCAGAAGCTCAGATCGGGGAACGCCCTCAAATCTGGCTTGGATGAAGCTCACGAACAGCAAAATCACGACCGGGGAACACCCTCAAATCGCTGCTCTGTCCTTCGTTTGCTGGTCGCCGGATCAAtagaggttcgccggagatctagaAATGGAATGGGAAGCTACGACGGGGACGAAGAAGAAGGGTGAACAGTGGCGGTGTCGCGGAATCGCCGAGCTCCGAagaaacactgtagcttctcaaagccTTTATACCCTTTTtaaatctgatcggacggtccagattaattcgggcttgATCAACAGCTGGATGAATTCAGAtttggatcaaaacctctggatctttatctatggctgagatctcctcctcattaggttggatgggccagatcttcaatggataaCTCAGATCTCCTTGATTTTGGATGAATGGCCCATAACGCTCTGAAGCTTGATCGtcttgtttagccctagatttgaacccaagtgtggtctgatctgatcggtttcatgacccttttgatgcctacaaaataagaatcaaatattagcaccaaataccatgataataggctaatttgtaattaagtccgaGAATACATAGAATGCATAAAATGTCATGTAAATATGagttttatctatgaacataacattaaaccatgcatgtatgaatcaaaataatacaataaaatcatggttatcaaatcccccacacttagccttgaacgtcccgtgcaagtaaagaaaactaaaaatcatctccacaaaaaattccttagcaatacctagaagatagcaaaaggaatttaactaagatcatctaaagatcaccaacaatcatgaatacaatccaaacaataatcagtaggtatggtactTTCAATTCAATTGGAAAATTAAGCAAAttacaatctcacaaggtattcatctattctaactctcacactcaaaaatatgtataagtggagctcactcaatgtaactcacaacatttcactaccataagcttgcttattttctacttctccaccactataaaacatagcatacatgaatcaaaaggatttatcaacaagaattgaaatggaagcaagaagaacaataaaagtgaatgaaatggcaaaagaaaagaattcaatgaaaaagtgaagagataagagtattggaggaatatacttgatgagttgaccattttgatgtgtaaaaagatgaataccatttgtttttatcaattcaaaagaccaagctaacctccccttcaatttgatggtcatccaaaatcttgatactctatctccatacttgatacttttgattcacaaaaaaaaaaatttcttcactGTTTTCCCACATTTCACTTCCAACACTTTGAAActaaaaaataatctcaaattatGAGGaataattgttggttagtcctaggaaaacataccagttccattgtacaaaaattttgtacaagtatcgaatctttccttaaataacctattgtgttctttagaagttaaattatgaatcgcagacggaacttaacatcattgattccaaatttaacttatctgttcttaatggtttagatttgaatcgcaagcggaacttaatactattgattcaaatccacctacgttataaattccattaaatattattttccaaaattggcttccaggattgcatggcgaggcacatggccttcttggatatgggagcaaccaccaccgcctagacaaagccttttaaggaaagctaatatttaatttccttaaataactctaggttaaccaaaaagaataatcaaatcacaaatttgaaaaacaaagaaaacataaactcgaaaaataaattcgaaaaactagatctaatgcctcttgtgtttgaaattcttacaaaaataaataactagcatgatgcggaaaacaattgctaagtataccttctctttgtatgctaatgacctcaagatcttctgccgtattcctcgcctcgccttggacgtcgtgtgggtgactatcctccaagatgaacaccacccaaagagctttcttcttcctcctctaaaatccggccaccaccaccaatttaggaaccaaaaagagcaagggaaagggaagaggagagatccggccatcatgagagagcacaagcaagagactagaattagatgtctcctcctccttcttcttcttcttcttcttctccttctccttcttgtatccgaccacttaaaggaaccacaagcaatatatgtggccggccctagcatgataaagagctaggggtcggccctaaggaggagactagagagaagagagaaaaagaattcattaacccatgaagcctctcctccccttcttttataatacttgcctaaggtaaataaggaaaaactttttacaaaaattaaaatcttcctcatgtttttccttttccctttttatttttccttttctttcctcttgattgaatcaatcaccaattatagattagttttaatttgattggatgatgacttaatcctattggccgacccctataaggaaggaaatatatatatattttttataaaattttacaagaagaaatcctcttataaaattttacaagctctctttcaatttcctaaagtaggagttaaaaaagaaaagttttaaaaattaaaaccatgttttaaaatttaaaacttctcttataaaatttccttttttaacatggtgatagaaaatttaaattttaaaacttctcttcctttttttctaaaccatgaggatggttaaaaaaggaaagttttaaaacttttaaactttcttttaaaacaagtggcctaattcaaataaggaaaatttaaaatttaaaatctctattttaaaacttatagttttctacaaagagaagattttaaaaaattcaaaaatacccctccttgtttgaattattgtagccagccccttaagaggataatgtggtcggcccttgcttggtcaccaagcattgggccagcccccttcttggacaccaagatgggcttatatttggatggacttgaggctttaatgagactacgacaggagcctagaggagaaattggctttgaccttccaatgagcttgagtatcccgtgttcgccccgaacacattgttggtgcaacatccctcaggtcaaggttgacctgggtgaccaagctgagtcttggtttgagtttagatgtttgacaataagaaat includes these proteins:
- the LOC122021554 gene encoding uncharacterized protein LOC122021554, with product MPFTSQPRFLWFIRINEGRREKGEGRRSLAMMPLVSCTDVSSPLLLSVPFCSSPIRLRHRFICPYSIPRATISAKLEHLRPLIFVSVPQIRQCRATRVPGGGAATPAASRLCEKEPLVLDVDSLSVKECESDEELLAAVRLRIRTFYDEFYKSSGGEDQGRHLEERELQALKDRIDGKRIGFKRAACMNATLPLSPSLRHADELCSACKFSQNGEERIVVATLDVNQCIKLADELTGKRPEVPGASLMRAYLSNVCVARELQRNGLGYAIVTKSKIVAYSWGINDLYVHVAVDNEAAKNLYRKTGFVYENEEPTWQARFLGRPRRLLLWADLSRINL